The DNA region TATTGGCAGAATCCCCGTAAGTACTAATATAATTAACTAATGATTTTCCTGACTTTCTTTGAAGGTTAAGGGTATGAAGGCTAAAGTTAAATCTAAAATCTTTTGGTCTCTAGCCATATTTCGCGATTATTTAAGAACGCGCCGCGATCAATGCGAATTTAGCTCTCGTGAATTTGTCATGAAAACCCCCTCTACCATTAAGCTGATCACTTGCTTGAATGCAATAGTAGCATTAGTATCTACAGCTCTTCCTAGCCAGGCTTTATCTCTGACAGAATTCTTCGGGTATGCATTTGGTAGTGAAGCTCAAAGCAAAACAGAACCTGGCGAGTTTGAAGCTGAAATAGAATTTTTAGATTCCACTGAGCAGTTGATGATGAGTTCCCTGGGAGCAGGTGTTTTGTTTTCAGTGTATCCGACTGTCTTAGCTGATAGTTCTGGTGGAAATATCGAATTTGATATTGACCACCTAATGAATCAAGAGCAAGACAAACCAGATGCTGTAACAGCGACCTTTTTATTCAAAAATGTCTTCACCGCAGGCTTGCAGATTTGCGATAATTTGAAGCAACTAGATGCGATATCCTATTGTCTTTCGGATTTGCCTACACGTGCAATCTCGAATGTTCGCTTAGAGCCTCCTTTTCGCCAGTGGCAACATAACCCTCAATCTCTTGACTCGTTCTCATTACATGAGCAGCAAAAACGAGAAGAAGACATCCGGAAGAAGGCTGGAAAAAAAGGTTATTACTATTTTCAGGATCGAAAGCTATTCTGGATGGATGAGGATGCTGATGCTCCTACTGGTGCAATTCCTTTAGACACTAATTAACAATAGTTTCTCTATTAGTCAGCGATGGGAGTTGCAACTATTGTATTGGTTGAAAATGCAGCATAATAAACCCTTTGAGTACAAACAATTCTGCTTTAAGGTTTTGAGAGCATGAGCTAACTTAGAGCAATGATGAGATTAGATTTATATACCGTTGGTTCCTATTCTCCGGGAGCTTCTCTCTTAAAAAGATTACTTTGGTATTTTTTTGGAGCTGTGCTGGTGCGGAGCTATTTGATACCATTCTCTGGGCTCAAGGTTGTCCTCTTAAGGTTGTTTGGAGCAACTATTGGACAGGGAGTGCGTATTAAGCCAGGTGTAAGAGTTAAGTTCCCTTGGCGATTAGTTATTGGAGATTTTGTTTGGATTGGTGAGGATGCGTGGCTTGATAATCTGGCCCCGATTACGATTGGCGACCATGTGTGTATTTCTCAAGGAGTGTATCTTTGCACAGGAAATCATGATTGGTCTGCGCCAGAATTTTCGCTGAAAACCCAGGCGATAGCCATTGAATCAGATAGTTGGTTGGCGGCAGGAGCACGAGTTGCGCCGGGAGTAACTATCGGCAAAGGGGCAATTTTAGCTTTGGGAGCTATTGCACTGAAACCCCTTGAACCTATGATGATTTATCAGGGTAATCCGGCGATCGCCGTTAGGCAAAGACAGATTAGAGAATTAAGCCCATCCGAAATTTCAATTTCCACAACTGAGTGAAATACTTTCTTGCTTCAGGATAGCTCCTAGATAACATGAGTTCAGGATAAGAAAGAAAAAGGAGAAAGTGCGTATTGTGGAAATTGATAACCAGTCCATAATTGCTGACCTCTAAACAAAGACAGCGGCGTTGCCCCAGAAGCCTGAGTCTCAGCGAGATGATGACGATACTGATTTCCTTTCACCCATCTCACTATCGTAGCTTCAAGTATTTTTATCTCATCAATGTGCATCATTATTGGCAACAGGCTTTCCCCCGAGCCTTGAGTTATCAACAATTCGTGGCATGAATGCCTTCCGCATTGGTTCCTCTATGTAGCCATCTGAGTCACTGTTATGGCGAATGCACTGGCATTAGTTTTATTGATGCCACCAGTAAGTATCAAGGTTTGTCATAATTGCAATCTCCCAACATCGTGTTTTTGATGCCCATGCCGCTCGAGGTAAAACCTCTGTCGGGACGAAATATCACCATGGGCTTCGGCTGAAAATTGATGACTTAAAGGCTTTCTGCATCTTTGCTCAGAAATATAGTCATCTCGCCCGAAAGGAAATGGCTCAACTATGGCCTACGTCAGTAAGCACTACGACCATTGGTATCGCTCTGCGGAGTCAAAATGTTACCCGCAAAAAAACTATCGATACCAAGAGCGAGATGAATCATTGAGGCAAGCCTTTCGACAACAGCTTCATGGTTTGGCACCAGAACGTTTGGTGTATGTGGATGACAGTGTATTTCAATATACCCTCGAGTATCACTATGGTTACTGCCATCGCTCAGAATATTTTTATGCTGACAAACCGGCCCATCGTACGGAACGATTGAGTGTGATAGGAGCATGGCATCAAAAGGAGGTTATTGCTCCGATGGTGACTAAAGGCTACATCAATAGTGCAGTGTTTTGTCAGTGGTTTAAAGCTTACCTAGTGCCAGAGTTATTACCTGGTCAAATGGTCATTCTGGACAACATAAAGACAAACGGGTGGATGCACTGCTGGAATGCATCTGAGAAAAAGCAAGGGAAAGAGATTAACATTCGAGGCTTTCCAGTTCATAAAAAAGTGAAACTGTTCCGGGTTATGGTATCACCACGCCGGACGGAATTCGTCGTTACTAATGACTATACTTATCGTGTGAGCTTGGTTTTATTTTAGAAAAGGGTTTTTGTTTTAGAAGAGATCATTATCTTTGAACTTGCTTACATCTACCATTTTTGAGGATTCGCCACAGGTGCGAGGGGTTGGAAATAATTTGCCGGGGTTGGCTAAACCTTTGGGGTTAAACGCATTGCGGACATAGCCCATCGTTTCGAGGTCGGCGTCGCTAAACATATCGGCCATATACATTTTTTTGTCGGAGCCGATGCCATGCTCACCGGAAATACTGCCGCCCATTTCGACGCAAAGTTTGAGAATTTCGCCGCCAATCTCCTCCACATTTTCGAGGTCTCCCGGAATGGCACTGTTATAGAGGATTAGAGGATGTAAATTACCATCGCCAGCATGGAAAACATTCGCAATTTTGTAACCGTGGCGATCGCCAATCGCGTTAATTTCTGTGAGTACTTCTGCCAGTTTTGTGCGAGGAATGACACCGTCTTGCACAAAATAATCAGGACTAATATTACCCGCTGCGGCAAAGGCAGACTTACGACCCTTCCAAAGTTTCATACGAGTCTCAAGGTCAGACGCTGTGGTGATTTCCCGCGCCCCCTGTGCCAAACAAATCTCTTTAACCCGTTGTTTGACAGCGTGAACTTCCGCTTCCATACCATCAATTTCCACTAGCAAAATCGATTCTGCATCTCGAGGGTAACAATTTAGTTTCACCACATCCTCGACAGCATTAATGCTGAAGTTGTCCATAATTTCCATGCCCGCCGGAATGATACCTGCGCTGACGATCGCCGCTACGGTATTTCCTGCTGCTTCGATGGAAGTGAAGTCTGCAAGGAGCGTGCAAATCGCTTCTGGTTTTTTAAGGATTTTTAGAGTGATTTCTGTGGCAATGCCGAGAGTGCCTTCCGACCCCACAAAAACCCCCATCAAGTCATAGCCCGGCATTTCAGGGACTCTACCACCGAGGGTCACAATATCGCCTGTGGGCGTAACCACTTTGAGCTGCAACACATGATTGGTGGTGACACCATATTTAAAGCAGTGGACACCACCAGAATTTTCAGCGATATTGCCGCCGATAGAGCATACGCTTTGGCTTGAGGGATCGGGGGCATAATAAAACCCTGCACCGCTCACTGCCTGAGTTACCCAGTTATTAATCACGCCGGGCTGAACAGTGATTTGGTGATTGTCGTAGTCAATATTTAAAATCTCGCGCATCCTTGCAGTGACAATCAGCACGCCATTTTCTAGTGGTAATGCGCCACCCGATAAGCCTGTGCCTGCTCCCCGTGCTACCCAAGGAATCTCTTGCTCGTGGCAAAACTTTGTGATCGCCGCAATTTCCTCTGTTGTTCTCGGCAAAACCGCAAGGGCTGGACGTTGACGATAGGCACTCAAACCATCGCATTCATAGGTCAAGATTTCTTCTTTGCGGCGTACCACCCCATTACGACCGACAATTTCCGTGAGTCGCTTTTGCACCCATCGCCAATCAGTTGCTGAATTTTCTGGGAAGGCGATCGCCTGTGACATAGTTTTCTCAGAGCTTGGAAAAATCGACAGGCCTAAATTTTAACTTTCTCTCTCGTCAAACTGAAACATTTGCTACAAAGTTTTATCGCGATCACCAACCAATAAACTGCGATTAGACTCTCATCACCTAATAAATTATCTTGAAATTAAAAATCTTGAGGCTGTTTTTCCTGCGGTATCCAGATTCTTAAGATGTCTTTCAAGGCACTGATTCTAAAAGGTTTCCCTAAATAATCATCCATCCCAGCCTTAATACATCGCTCGCGATCGCCTGTCATTGCATTTGCCGTCATCCCAATGACTGGTGTATGCAAGTCGCGAGCCTCTTCATAGTCCCTAAGCTGGTCAATAATGTCGTAGCCACTCACACCAGGGAGCTGACAATCCAGCAAAATCACATCGTAATCTGGAAACTCAGATAACTTGGCGATCGCCGAATTTCCGTCTGCAATAATATCGCAGTCCAAACCAAACTTTTGAAGCATTTTTTGAGTCAGCTTTTGGTTTAAAGGATTATCCTCAACCATCAATATTTTCGGAAGATTACTTGAAATATCTAGCGGAGCATCCACTGTCTTTATTCCCTCTACTCGCAGATCTTCGGTGATTTTAAAAGGGAGAGAAACCGAGAAGCGAGACCCAACCCCAAGTTCACTTTCTACACTTATTTTACCGCCCATCAAGCGAGTTAGCTTGCGACAAATTGCGAGACCAAGACCTGTACCCTCGTAGTAGCGGTTCATGGCACTATCAACTTGACTAAATGAGTCAAAAATATAATCTAAATCTTTCTCAGAAATACCAATGCCAGTATCAGAAACACAAAGATTGATGATCGTTTCTGAGGAACCACCCTGACTATGATCTCGCGTTAAAGAAACCTTGATCGAACCTTTCTCCGTAAATTTAATAGCATTACGAATTAGATTTATTAAAATCTGCTCTACCCTTATACGTGCGCCATAGACAATGGGTAAATTAGGCTCCAGCTCTAAGATGAACTTTAATCCTTTCTTAGTGGCAGAGGGTGAGAACAATTGATGATTTCTTTGGAAAGATTCAGTTAATGAAAATTCTTCTTCCTCAAGTTTTAGCTCTCCAGCTTCAAGTTTAGAAAGATCTAAAATATCGTTGATTATTTCTAATAATTGTTCGCCGCCATAATTAATTGATTCTAAATAACTTTGTTGTTCGGTATCTAAATCCGTTGTTTCTAAAAGCTGGGTAAAACCTAAAATTGCATTCATCGGTGTGCGAATTTCATGGCTCATATTTGCCAAAAATTCATTTTTTGCGATGTTCGCGACTTCAGCTTTTTCTAGGGAATGTTGTAAGACAGCTTGAGACTGTTTGAGTACAGCAAAGATGAGACTATGGCGGAGATTCGTAATTGCTTTAATTTCCACTGGTGCCCAAGGAAAACTATGGCCTGTGACCGATTCTTGCCACAACAAGAAAGATGTGCGTGGGGTCAGTGCGGTGAGGTCATCTGCATCTTTGGGAATTATGGTGTCCTGGGGATGACCACCCCAATTCACTGTGTAAGTTTGGGGTAAGCGAAACCATGCTAATTGGCAAAAGATATCGTCGATGCCAATAGTAATCACGATTGCTCCCCCAAAAGACTGTTGAAAGTTGTGGGCATCGGGATCATCACGTTCTAAGGCATCTGTGATGTAAAGATCATTACTATGTTTTTCTCTAATCCGATCTAAAAATGCAAGTGTCTCAGCTTTACTGGGTGCCGTACCACTAGAGTTGATGGTTTGGTCGAAGCGCACGACGCAGCCATCGGCAGAAACGAGTGTGAGGAGTTGATCGAGACTATTGCAAAGCTGTTCAAGAAAATGTTGAGGAGAAGCAATTAAGCTTTGGCGAATACGGGTTTCGATGGCTTCAATGTGTTGTTCGTATTGGGCAAAAGCTTGTTTTTGTTTAACTGAAATTTCTAGGGATGCCACATTTCTGAGCAACCCACAAACTTTGCGAATATGGGGGCTAAGCCACCGGGGACTGTAATGGTGTCCTGCGATTAAGCCCCATAATCGGTTTTCATCAGTCAAGGCGATCGCGATGGAACCTCGAATTCCTTCCATGTTTGCGAGATACTGACAATGACAGAGACTGGGAGAACGAAGTGTCATTTTGCTAATTGCAAATTTTTCATCTCCTTGTACCAAAATTGGGGTGGCTAGAGTATCCGCAATGAGGCTGATGCCCCGTTCTCTAAACAAAGCCCTCGCTTGGGCTGGCACATCGAAGGCTGGATAGGTTAAGCCGAGAAAAGATTCCTGGCCTTCTGGAATAATTTCAGCCCGAACAACGCCCGTGTCATCTTCCTGAAATTCGTATAACATTACTCGGTCATAGCCGATGATTTCAGCAAATACCTCGCAAAGGGCATCGTAGAGTTCTTCTAGGTTAACTGTCTGGCGAATGCGGAGGATACCTGTCGCTAATTGACTATAAAGATCCTCCAGCATTTTTCCTGAGAGAGGAGTGAAAGCTTCTAATCCGATAAAGAGTTTATCTTTGTCGATCTGAAATTCTCCAAGTAATTTTTTGTTGGGAGCCGTATTTGCTAACGATTTCTTGAGGGTGAGGACATAAGGATTGAGGGATTGAATTGGATTTTCTGCATCGGCGATCGCCTTCTGAATCTCGTTGATATGTTTTTTTGTAAATAATGATCTGAAGTGTTTACCTTGGAGTTGCTCCGCCTCTAACCCTAAATACTCAGGTGTATTTTCGCTAGCTTGTATAATCGTGAACTCAGGCAGCTGTAAAATTAACAAACATCCCGTTGCTTGAATCTGATCAAGATAAACTAGCGATTCGGTGTAATTAAGTTCCTGCTCTATTGTTGCTAGTTTCTCGCGCCACGATAAATTCTCTTGAATGTCAGTGTTTAAATTTTGGATTTTCATGTTTGGTTATATCGTTTCCAACTTCTTCTCGTAGCAACTGCTTTCTGATTGACCAAATCAAATTAGCTTGATGAAATGATGAGGAAAAATATTTTTTCTCCTAAAGATTATTAACACTAACACTGGTGCTCAAGATATTTCATTCTTTTGATGTTTTGTGATACTGCATCGAAATTTAGCAAGTAAAGTGAGGTCTTTCGCTACTTTTAGTTGTTAGATTTTTCTTGATGCTTTATTAATTTTGTTGAAAATAAAAAGTCATTAAATTCATTGTGAACAAAAAAGAGTCGAGCTATAAAAACTCAACTCCTATATATAAATTAAAGCTACGGTGGCTAGAAAAAAGTGAGTAACAAACTAGGTTGTGTACTCGGCATTGATACGCACATAATCATAGCTTAGGTCGCAGCCCCAAGCCGTCCCAGAACCATTACCCTCACCAACTGACACTGCAATTAAAACTGTGTCATCGACTAAATATTCGCCATCAGCTCGATCCTTGAGATATTGACTCGCTGCGTCGCGATCAAATTCGAGAGGTTGTCCTTCACTCATCAACTGAAAATCACCTAGGTTGATTTTTAGATCGTCTTGGTTAAAGGACATGCCCGCTCTTCCTGCTGCTGCTGCAATTCTGCCCCAGTTTGGATCGCGACCAAAGATCGCTGATTTGGTAAGGGAGGAGCCCGCAATTGTTCTCGCAATTTTCCGGGCAGAGGCATCATCGATAGCGCCAGAAACTTGAATTTCCATCAGGCAAGTTGCCCCTTCGCCATCGCGAGCAATACTTTTGGCAAGGTGCTGACAGACTTCAGTGAGCATAGCTTCGAGCTTTTTCGCATTAGCTGAGCCTGCTTCGGTAATCGCGGTGGTGCGGGACTGGCCATTGGCCATCGCAATGACACAATCGTTGGTGCTAGTATCGCCATCCACCGTGATTTGGTTAAAGCTTTTATCGATGGCGCGGGATAACATTTCCTGCCAGAGTTGGGTTGAAACAGCAGCGTCACAAGTGACAAAACCGAGCATTGTCGCCATATTGGGGTGAATCATGCCGGAACCTTTACAGATGCCGCCAATTCGTACGGAGCGGTCATCGATCATTGTCTCAAGGGCGATCGCCTTGGGGACGAGATCTGTGGTCACAATGGCTTTGGATGCATCATCTCCCCCTTCTGCCGAGAGCGCTGCAACCACTTGCGGAATACCAGATCGCATCGCATCCATTTTGATCCGTTGTCCGATGACGCCTGTTGACGCAACTTGAACCGCTTGGGGCGTAATATTTAATTCTTTGGCGACGAGTTCTGCGCATTCGACAGCATCTTGCCAACCTTGTTCACCGGTCGCAGCATTCGCTTGACCTGCATTGCAGAGAATGGCACGGCTACTGGCCTTTTTTTGGAGTTGTTTACGGCAATATTTGACACAGGCAGCGCGTACTTCTACTTGGGTAAAGACCCCTGCGGTGATCGCTTCGCTATCGGATACAATCAGCGCGAGATCTGGTGCACCAGAGGGTTTGAGCCCTGCTGTGATGCCAGCAGCTCGAAAGCCTTTGGGGGCGGTCACACTACCTGAAATTTTTTGCCAATCTGCCATAATCTTTGTCATCAGCTTGAAAAGAATTGACCAAATTATACTAGGCGACGCCAAAGCTATTCTGGTTGAAGTCAGCAGGCGATCGCCATGGTCTGAGTTTCCTCAAAGTAGATTCATTAATCATGCCGAGCCAATGTAGAAATTTGATATCTTTGGCGATCGCCTCATATCTCTCAATACCCCATATTCTGAGTACTATTGAAAAGTATAGAATTGCAATTCTTTATTTGTTCTGTAGTATTGATCAAAAAAGACTTATCCGGAATTATTAAATACCAACGGAATTTTAGTTATAGATAATACCCTGCATTTTTTCGGTATTAAAACCAGTTTTGAGGAAGGGATTTGAATCGAAATATTTTGGCTGATTCACTTAATATGAAATATCTAAAATGTCTTTTTTGTCTGTATTTAAATCATTTATTAAATCTCGCACAGCCGTTCATGCGTTAATATCCATTTCTATTGTCTGTACTACAGGATTACTTGACTATTCTTTGACACAAATTGCGCTGTCTAGAAATCAATATTGGCGTAGCCACATTTCCCCTGCTAAAGTTCATGAAATAGAAGATGTCACAGTTTTAGATAGCTCTATTCAAGATCCTACTCAGAAAAGACAATTAAATAGAATCAAAGAAATTTATAATAAAATAATGTTCAGACGCTATGTCCATAGTGATGTTATGGCATTGTTTTATGCGAGGTATTTTGCAACCTTATACATCATCTCAATTGGTGCTGTTGCTAGTTCCCTATCCTTACTCACAATTAGTAAAAGTGGTTGGGAAAATGCCAGCAAATATCTTTCTAATGTTTTTATTGTTTCCACTGGGATTGTTGTTCTATATGGAAACTTAATGGTCTCATTGGACTATAAAAGGAATATCACTAATAATGAAAGGCTCTCAATTAGTTATTCTTTAATCATCGAAGAAATTCTCAGTTATTTGGCGACAGGGCAGAATAAAGTCGGTGAAGAGATGGAAATGTCTCAGTTTATCCATTACATCGATAATGAGATTAGTAATGTTTATGAGATCACGTTAGATTTTGATGATGCTAAATCTTTGGAAAATTATGAGAAGATTCAAACAACGATAGATTCGTCATCTTCAAACTAAATTATTATTTTTGATCGCTGTGGAGCTGGTTTTCTTGAAGGTTTTGGGAATACTTCTAAGTCTAAGGCGATCGCCCAAATATTTATTTTTTAGCTCAACCTAACAATCTTGTCTTCTCCGACTTTAACTAAGATGAATACTTTTCTGAAATTTTTAATTTGTCTTAGTGTCGGTATTAGTCCTTTTTTTGCAGTTAGAGGAGCAGCTCAACCGACTCCAGAAAGCAGTAATTCCACCCAAACAAATATTAGTGAATTAGCGCCTGAGCAATTTCTAATTAATGGTGGTGTTTTATCCAATGATGGACGTAATTTATTCCATGGCTTTGAGCAATTTAATCTCACTACAGAGCAAACTGCACTCTTTTTAAATCAGCCCAATGCTCTGAACTTATTCTCGAAAATTTCTGGTGGTAATCCGTCTTACATTGATGGTTTGATTGGTGTTCTAAATGGTAATCCCAATCTATATTTCATTAATCCAGCAGGCATTATTTTCGGTGAAAATATTCAGCTAAATGTCCCCAATGATTTTGTTGCAACGACAGCAACAGGACTAGGTTTTGGGAATAGTTGGCTAAATGCTGTGGGCAATAGTGATTTCGCAAATTTGGTAGGTGAACCGACACAATTTTCGTTTAATACTAATGGTGTGGTCGGTGATATTTTGGTGCAGGGTGATCTCGACACACCAATAGGCGATCTTGCTTTAATCGGTGGCAGAGTGCAAGGCGATCGCCGCATCAGTTCCTCAGAAAATTTATTGATCACAACTGTTCCAGATCAAGGTTTAGTGCGGTTACAGCAACCCGGAAATCTGTTGAGCTTAGAGCTAGACACCGCAAGTCTGGATCATGGTAATGGCGTCAATTTTTCGATTCAGCAGTTTCCACAACTGCTTACTGGTTCCGGTGAAATACAGCTCCATGACATCTCTGCAAAATATGGTGTGATTGCAGCTGACGGCCAACTCACTCTCAACAACAGTTCTCTCCAAACTGATGGCCATTTAGCGCTGCTCGGACAAGGCATTACAACGAACAGTACGACTAGTAATAGTGGTTTGAATCAGCTCTTGATCAGTGGTGAACTTGCTGAGAGCTATCAAGCCCAAAAGCCATTTCTAGAGGCGATCGCCAACCGTATTAATTTCACAATTGAATCTGATCCTATTGATGGCACTCCGATTATTGTTACAGATAACTTAATCGATAATGTTGGTGCTGAAACCTTAAATACTGCCGATATTTATTTAGAAAAGAGTCAATTTACTGGGCAATATATTTACCTGCTTGGTGACAATATCGATCTAATTGGCTCTGACATTGCGACAACCGAAAACCTCAGTCTTTTTGCTTTAGATACCGCTACGCTTAGTGATACCTCAACACATGCACTGGATTTGTCTAGTCGTGGAATATTATCTCTGCGAGGGAATGATACTCTCACCGTTGATTTTGCAAATCACCCCAATTCCAAAATTACAAGCTCAGACAATATATTACTCTCGGCTGGTGATTTAAACCTCCAAGAAGCTGTTGTTGAAACACAAAATAATTTACTAATCAATGCAAATGATGTGTTGATTCAGAATAGTCAATTAACCAGTGGTCAAAATCTTAAAGTATCAGCCGCTAATAGTTTGCTGTTAGAAGATATTCCTGATCGTCTTCGGGATGCCACGTTCAATTCTGATTTGCCTTTACGACTAATCGCTGGAAATGAATTGCGTTT from [Leptolyngbya] sp. PCC 7376 includes:
- a CDS encoding putative colanic acid biosynthesis acetyltransferase; its protein translation is MMRLDLYTVGSYSPGASLLKRLLWYFFGAVLVRSYLIPFSGLKVVLLRLFGATIGQGVRIKPGVRVKFPWRLVIGDFVWIGEDAWLDNLAPITIGDHVCISQGVYLCTGNHDWSAPEFSLKTQAIAIESDSWLAAGARVAPGVTIGKGAILALGAIALKPLEPMMIYQGNPAIAVRQRQIRELSPSEISISTTE
- a CDS encoding transposase is translated as MAYVSKHYDHWYRSAESKCYPQKNYRYQERDESLRQAFRQQLHGLAPERLVYVDDSVFQYTLEYHYGYCHRSEYFYADKPAHRTERLSVIGAWHQKEVIAPMVTKGYINSAVFCQWFKAYLVPELLPGQMVILDNIKTNGWMHCWNASEKKQGKEINIRGFPVHKKVKLFRVMVSPRRTEFVVTNDYTYRVSLVLF
- the glcD gene encoding glycolate oxidase subunit GlcD; translation: MSQAIAFPENSATDWRWVQKRLTEIVGRNGVVRRKEEILTYECDGLSAYRQRPALAVLPRTTEEIAAITKFCHEQEIPWVARGAGTGLSGGALPLENGVLIVTARMREILNIDYDNHQITVQPGVINNWVTQAVSGAGFYYAPDPSSQSVCSIGGNIAENSGGVHCFKYGVTTNHVLQLKVVTPTGDIVTLGGRVPEMPGYDLMGVFVGSEGTLGIATEITLKILKKPEAICTLLADFTSIEAAGNTVAAIVSAGIIPAGMEIMDNFSINAVEDVVKLNCYPRDAESILLVEIDGMEAEVHAVKQRVKEICLAQGAREITTASDLETRMKLWKGRKSAFAAAGNISPDYFVQDGVIPRTKLAEVLTEINAIGDRHGYKIANVFHAGDGNLHPLILYNSAIPGDLENVEEIGGEILKLCVEMGGSISGEHGIGSDKKMYMADMFSDADLETMGYVRNAFNPKGLANPGKLFPTPRTCGESSKMVDVSKFKDNDLF
- a CDS encoding ATP-binding protein; this encodes MKIQNLNTDIQENLSWREKLATIEQELNYTESLVYLDQIQATGCLLILQLPEFTIIQASENTPEYLGLEAEQLQGKHFRSLFTKKHINEIQKAIADAENPIQSLNPYVLTLKKSLANTAPNKKLLGEFQIDKDKLFIGLEAFTPLSGKMLEDLYSQLATGILRIRQTVNLEELYDALCEVFAEIIGYDRVMLYEFQEDDTGVVRAEIIPEGQESFLGLTYPAFDVPAQARALFRERGISLIADTLATPILVQGDEKFAISKMTLRSPSLCHCQYLANMEGIRGSIAIALTDENRLWGLIAGHHYSPRWLSPHIRKVCGLLRNVASLEISVKQKQAFAQYEQHIEAIETRIRQSLIASPQHFLEQLCNSLDQLLTLVSADGCVVRFDQTINSSGTAPSKAETLAFLDRIREKHSNDLYITDALERDDPDAHNFQQSFGGAIVITIGIDDIFCQLAWFRLPQTYTVNWGGHPQDTIIPKDADDLTALTPRTSFLLWQESVTGHSFPWAPVEIKAITNLRHSLIFAVLKQSQAVLQHSLEKAEVANIAKNEFLANMSHEIRTPMNAILGFTQLLETTDLDTEQQSYLESINYGGEQLLEIINDILDLSKLEAGELKLEEEEFSLTESFQRNHQLFSPSATKKGLKFILELEPNLPIVYGARIRVEQILINLIRNAIKFTEKGSIKVSLTRDHSQGGSSETIINLCVSDTGIGISEKDLDYIFDSFSQVDSAMNRYYEGTGLGLAICRKLTRLMGGKISVESELGVGSRFSVSLPFKITEDLRVEGIKTVDAPLDISSNLPKILMVEDNPLNQKLTQKMLQKFGLDCDIIADGNSAIAKLSEFPDYDVILLDCQLPGVSGYDIIDQLRDYEEARDLHTPVIGMTANAMTGDRERCIKAGMDDYLGKPFRISALKDILRIWIPQEKQPQDF
- the argJ gene encoding bifunctional ornithine acetyltransferase/N-acetylglutamate synthase; protein product: MADWQKISGSVTAPKGFRAAGITAGLKPSGAPDLALIVSDSEAITAGVFTQVEVRAACVKYCRKQLQKKASSRAILCNAGQANAATGEQGWQDAVECAELVAKELNITPQAVQVASTGVIGQRIKMDAMRSGIPQVVAALSAEGGDDASKAIVTTDLVPKAIALETMIDDRSVRIGGICKGSGMIHPNMATMLGFVTCDAAVSTQLWQEMLSRAIDKSFNQITVDGDTSTNDCVIAMANGQSRTTAITEAGSANAKKLEAMLTEVCQHLAKSIARDGEGATCLMEIQVSGAIDDASARKIARTIAGSSLTKSAIFGRDPNWGRIAAAAGRAGMSFNQDDLKINLGDFQLMSEGQPLEFDRDAASQYLKDRADGEYLVDDTVLIAVSVGEGNGSGTAWGCDLSYDYVRINAEYTT